GTTGCCGATGACATAGAATTGGCGTTCCAAGTCGGATTCAAGATAACCCGCCTGGTTGACGCGGATAGGCGACATGCGGACGTTAATGGCGTCCAGATATGCCTGGTTCAGTGTATCGGGAATTAAAGCATTGGGTGCATAGGAGGCCGGAGTTCTGTTCTTCGGCACCATGTTGTGCTTGTTCGTGACCGTTGTATCGAACCGGTTGAATACGGTGCTGTCCCACGTTAACGGATAGGTGGGGCGAATCAAGTCATAAGGAGTCGGTTGTTCCTGTTGTGCTGCCATTACGGATGTTGCAGCGCACAATGCAAACAGATACTTCTTAATACTCACGTTGTCTCCTTTACATATGTAAAAAGCGGGCAAAACTAGTCTTGCCCTCTAATTATATTCTCTCAAAAGATAAAATAGATTATTTATGTAAAAATGTTTTGTGATATATTCCTTTTTTGTTCTCAGAATATTCTCTATTTTGCTTTTCTGATTTGTTAAGTGTATCATATGAATAAGGAAATAAAAAAATGGGCCCAAAGGTTTCATTGAGCTTCCACTTATTCTTTATGTAATGTATATAAAAGTTTACCATTTTGAGAAAAAAGTCTCCTAGACCGTTAAATCCAGGAGACTTTTTTCTGATTTTTACATTTTCCTCTTGAAGCCGAATGTCTTGGTTTTGCTATCGGAAGCTTTCTCTGCCTTGATTCCGGCTTTTTCGCATGATAGCTTGTAATCGTTGCTGGACTTGTCAAAATTCGTGGCGCAGAAGGATTCTGCCGTGAGGTCGAATTTTGCAATATAGGCTCCAGTTCCAATCTTGTTGCCCTTCTTGGCTACAGGAGCTTCGTTGTCTTTGGCGGCCCATTCCAGGTTCAACTTAAAAAGACCGTTATTGATCAGGTTTCGCATCTCTGCAAATTTTTCTTTTGGAATATCAAGCTTATAGGTGTTGATGTACTGTCCGAGGTTGTCATAGAGGTCCATGACGACTTTCAGGCGGAAATCGTACATTGGCAATCCTTCGTGAGTCGTAAAGCTTGCGGACGGCATCATGACTTCGATTTCGAAGTTCGGGCCCGAACTGAAATAAGCAGCCGTATCCACTTGACCGAGAACGGAACCGTCTCCGTTGATAAAGTTGTGCTTGCCGTTGATGACTGCGCTTGTGACGAAGGATTCGTTGGCGATTGTTTCTGGGCGCCCGATGTAGGCTTCTGCCTTTGGCTTAGAAACAGGCTTGGTCAGCGTCACGTTGAAGCGGATCTTGTCATTGCCTGTGATGCGTACGTAGGGATTAGAAATTGTCGGTGCAATTCCGTTCTTGTCGATGAATGCTGAACCGAGTATGTCTGGGACGAGACGGACGCGGTCGCCGGCATGGAAGACGTTATCCTTTTCGTTGTAGGTGAATAGGTAGCTCTTGCCGTAGCCTTGTGGCTTTTCGGATGGAATGTATTCGTCGTGTTCCCGCTGTATGTACTTGCCTGTTTCGAGTATATTTACCGATTCAGATATGTTGACCGTGAGTAAACCACTGACTAGACGTGCCGAGGTGATGATTGGGGGGCATTTGTCGTAAAGTGTGTAGATGGTTTCGAAAAATCCATTAGTAATGCCTTTGTGCGGGGAAATCGTACCGTTTCCGTCATTTTCGCCGCTTGTAGAACCTATTGGATAGGCTTTGTTTTCTGGAATGTTGATTTCGATAATGCTATACGTGTTGACGGAATCCTTTTTCGTAACGGAGTCTATTTGCACGGAGAACGGTGCCGATACGGAGTCACGGATTGTCCAGTAGGATTCATTTGGCTTGATGACGCCGCCTGTGGTGTCCGCCGTTGTGATAAAGCTGCGTGTAATGCCCGGATTTCCCCAGCTCGTCACGATGCTATCGAACATGTCCTTTGTTTTCAGCTTGCTTTCGAACATGATGTAGATCTTGTCCGGAATGCCGTCGCCTTGGATGTCTATCATTTCTGCGTGATAGACCGGAACTGGGCGGCTGATGAGCGTTACTGGTACCGTAGGCTTGCAACCAGTTGGATCAATCGGATTGAAATTTTGGTCGGTAATGGAATATCCGCCGGTCGTTCTTGCGGCAGCTTGGGCGCCAATGGGTACTAGTGTATTGTCCTTGTTTCCGCTGATGATAAATTGCCAGCTCATTCCGTTGTTTGTTGTTGTACCTTTTCCGGTGACGGTTGGTACTCCTGCTGCTCCCGAAATGGAAAGCGGCCATTCGCTTTGGGATGAAAGGATTACCGGTTCTGAGAATGTTATCAAGACGGTATCAAGGTCGTTGTTGTCATTGTCCGATTTTTCGAGAATCGAGACACTCACGAGTGTGGGGAGGATGCCGTCCGTTATTTTTGTCGTTTCTGCATTAGGCGTGCCCTTGTCTGCAATGTAAGTCGTGATTTTTCCGGACGGGGTTGCATCGGTCGGGATAAGGCTTGTGTCAATAGGGATGGTGACTTCATTCAAGTCCGCATATTTCGAGGCTGTAAGCGGAACCTTTATGGAGTCTGTCATGCCTTCGATAAAGTACTTGATGCTGTCAAGCGTGTATCCCTCAGTAATCTTGTTCGAAAAAATGATTCTCAGCTGGTCTGCTTTGTTATCGCAGTCGGTATCTTCGGCGAGAACCTTCTGTGGCGACGGAACCTTGGATATGGCGTAGAACGATTGCTTCGAAATATCGTCTTCGTCATTCGGGTCGGTATAGACAACCTGGATGGTGTCGCCTGCGAAGAATGAAATCTCGGAAGTCTGGTTTCTCGTTTCCTTGGAATGGTTGACTGCGGTAATCGGCCCGCAGGTAAAGTGGCCTGGATTTGCTGCATCTGCTTTCAAGGTGACGGTGAGTTCGTCATTCCTCTTGCTGTTGATGATTTGGACATCGATTGTCTTTGTGTTGCTCTTGACTTTATCTTTGTCCATCACGTCAATGTAGAATGTCGTGCCTTCCGGATTGGCGGGGCTGATAATTGGGTTGCCGTTGACCAAGGCGTCCTTGATGACAAGCTGCGATTCCGTGGCATCGCCTTTGGAGAAGTTCACGTAGTAGGATCTGTTCTCGAAGGCGCATCCGCCGTTTTCTAGGCATGCATCGCATGTGGGGTCAGGCCCTGCGAACAGGGTTATATCGACCTTCTTGCTTCCGATGCTCATTTTGACCGGAATGTCGAGATTCCACATGTCGGTCGGAATATCGTACTTGGCGATGATTTTTGTTCCTGATTCGTCAAGAATCCATTTATTCAAACCGTCAACATATGGAACGCCACTCACTTTGACGCCGTTGGCCCAAATCTTTGTAATGTATCCTCCTTCAGAAATGTGAGCCTTGCCGGTGACGTGGACGGTGCTGCTGGTTTGGTCGATATCGATATGGGAACCGTTGGATACATTGAACGGTGGATCAAGTACCATGTTGATTTTGTAGTTCGCTCTCTTAGTCTGCATTTCCTTCTTGGAAGGACTGTAACCCCAGATAAATTCATCCTTGCGGTACACGGATACATAAGGATTCACCGGAGCCGCGTCAAAGTCTTTGTCTCCTTCGTCTTTTTCGATACACGGCATGCCTGGGTAATCCAGTTCTTCGCCGTTTGCGCGAGAGTGCGGCATCCAGCTCCAGTCACCCGGATTTTCATCCAAGGTTGGGGCGCCCGGAGTTTCGTTGGACGGGGCGTACCATTTGTTGCCAGAATAGCAATAAAGCTTTTTGTTTGGCGCTTCGTTCATCAAGTCCTTGTAAGGTGGGTACGGACTGCGGTGATCAAATCTCACGTCAAAGCGCAGGCGGCTTGAACTTTTGATGACTGTGGAGCCGAGGTTTAGCGGGAAGTACCATTGCCATGTTCCAGTAGCATCGTCGTAGGTGTCTTCAATTTTGACAGGATGGGCGTCGCGCAGGAGTCTTGCAAGTTCCTCGATGGTTTCTTCAGGGCATGAGCCGCTGAAACCCGCTTCGTCATAGTCGTTACAAATGTCTGTACCCATGCCGATATCGTTTTCGATTTCGTCGGTACCGCGCATGTAAAGGCGGATGGTCAAACTGTCGAATGCTCTAGATTCGTTATTGAAAATGTTGATGTTGACCATGGCCATATCGACCTGCCAAGGGTACTGGTAAGTCTTTACGCTAAAGTCGTACCACGTGACGGGTGTCGTGAATTTTAACGGCTTGCCGTCATCGTCGACATTGGCAAATGTGCCATTGCTTTCGACCATGAAGTAATAAGTCGTCTTTTCCTTGAGCTCACCAATCTTTACGTAATGGAATTGGGTCGGAATGCCAGATACATCGGCGTTTCCTGCACCGGTATTGTAGGCGTATTCGGTTGCTGTAGAGTGCGGCTGGACGTCCCAGTAAATTCTGGATTCGTATTCGCCGTTCGGGGTGTACCACATGATTTCGGCGCTGTCTGCAGATACGTTACAGACGGTGACGTTGGTGATTTCTGCGCTTTCAACGGAACTTAGGGTCGTGAATGAATACGGCGTTTGTGTGCTGTCGACGAGATATTTGGGCTTTTCGTTTTCAGGCTTGTAGGCGTTTGCTCCCGTAACGTAGAAGTAATAGGTGGTGCCGGGCGTTAAGTTGCGGAGGACGATATCGTGCTGGACGCCTTTAAGGTTGTCTGTTGCGGTAAGCGAGTATTCACCTTCTGTGGTGCCGTAATGAATGACGGCTGTTCCTCGTATGGTCAGATTTACAGTCACAATGGCGGAGTCTGCGCTTTTGTGGCGAATTTCTACGCTTATGTCTGGCGCCTGGGTCATATCGAATTTGTGGGCGACAAGGCTAACCGCGCCTAAGAACGTAGCAGAGGCGTCGATGCAGACTTCGGATTTTTCATAATCTTCCCAGCTCATTGTCTTTGGAACAAATGAATTGGCTCCACCGGGCTTGATGCCTCCAAGGAAGGCGCCTGTGGGGATTTTATACGGGTAATGACCGCCTGGAACATTTGTTCCTTCTGGGTTTGAAGCACGGTGGTGCGGGTGGGCATCATTCTTGTCTCCGACGCCGTAGATAAACGAAATGTCCCACGGATTCACGCCAAGCATGTAGTTCATCTGGTTGATGGCGAGCTGTTGCATTTCGTCGGTTTTCCAGTTGGGGGTGCCCATGTGCGGGAGCGTAATGCCTTGAGCTTCTATGCTTTTGGCGACATCGACGTATGCCATGACATCAAAGATGTTGCCTGCTTGGTAGCGGTTGTAAATCCAATCCCCAGATGGCGAGGCCATGTTGTACCAATCGTCGTCGTATGTCACTTTATTCTGTTTCCAGATGATGCTGCCCATGGGTAGTTCGATGGAGGCTCCGGCACCTTCGGACATGTCGGAAACGTTATAAATCAAGTTGGCAACGCAGTCTTCAACGGCGTTCAGCCATTCATCTTCGGTCAGGCCGTATTGCGTGATTGCCTTGTTCTTGTCGGCGAGGATGAGCTTGTACAAAGCGTAAAGGGCGAATGTGTAGCTGTTGGCCCAACTTGTAGACTTTACGTTTTTCAAGAACCCCTTGTCGTTTGTGACGAACCAGCCGCCTTCAAAGCAACCGGCACAGTTTTCCATATATTCCTGAGTTGGAGCCGTTTGCCCTTTATCGCCAATTTTTACTCCTGCTGGCACTAATTTCCTGGTACGGATCATATCATCGGCGTATTGCTTGTTTCCGGTGGCGTAGAGAAGGGCTACAGAAGCGAGTGCCAAGTCGTCGTAGAATTCATTGTTGCCGTTATAGGCTTGACTGGACCAGCTTGCTGCAGATGTGTTGTTCTTAATCGGCTTGTCGCCGTCATAGGTGCTTTTACCTTGAGCGATGGCTTTGGCCAGGCTGTACATTTTTTCTGCAACCATCAAGCAGCTGTCCGCAAAATCTTCGTATTCGGAATAATCTTTGAACATCTTGCCAAGAATGGCAAGGCCTGCGGCTGTTTCACCGCCGATATTCGAGCCTATTTCACCTAAACGGACCATTCTTGAACTTGGGCCGCCTCGGTCTGTTGCTGATGGCGAGCCGTCTACCGGAATGCCATCCTGATTTTCCGGGCGTCCCCACCAACCGTGGTCAGAACCTTTGGCTCCAATGGAAAGGGCCATGTCGTCGATGACGCCTTTTGCCCTTACAAAGGAACGGAGTACAAAATCAGCGCCGTGCTTCGCTTCGCGGAGCATGTCCGGGACACCGTCGCGTCCGCCTGCTCCATGGTTGAATTTGTAATGGTCTACGTCTACATCCGGGTTTGTTGCCGCCATGACCGCAGCGACCATGAAGGCATACATCTGGGTTTGGGATTCTTTCAGGTGGTCACCGCAGTCGTAGTAACCGCCTTCGAGAGTCCCTGCCATTGATGCGTCGTAATAGTTTCGAACTTCTGCTTTGTCGCCGACGGTTACTGCGCCGGCGCCATCTTTCGTGTGGCTTGATGGGTGGAACCAAGAATCTCCGTAACCGCTGCGGTTGATGCCGTAAAATTTGATGGCGGCATCCTTGACCATAGTGTACACCTGGTCGGAAATGATGAACGTGCTAGAAATTTCATTGCCGACTTTAATGCGGAGGCGGGTGTCTGTGGGGACTCCCTGCGGAATGTTCCCAATCATGATGGTGCCGGATTGACCGGTAATATCCACTTTATAGCGCATCTGGTCATTTGTGGCGGCGTTTGTGCCTGCGACAATGGTCCAGTCAGAGGATGTCGTGTGGCCAGAAGACTTTAGCGAGCCGGTAATGGCAGGGCTAAAAGGCTTGCCGTTGACATCGACAATTTCAAAGGTGGAGGCTGTTCCGATGTAGTAGAATTGACGTTCCTTGTCGCTTTCGAGATAGCCCGCCTGGTTTACGCGGATGGGCGACATGTGGTAATTGATGGCGTCAAGATAAGCCTGGTCTAGGGTGTCGACAATATAGGCGTTCGGCGCGTAAAATGGAGTTGTCCTGATTTTGGGAACGGTATTCTTTTTCTTGGTGACCGATGCATCGTAATGATCAAAAACGGTCGTGTCCCATGTTAGCGGAAATGTTGGCCTGATTAGGTCATATGGAGTGGGTTGTTCTTGTTGTGCGATTGCTAAGGGTACAACAAAAAACAGTATCAAAAGATACTTTATAATAGACATTTTTCCTCCCAAACATGGAAAATGCAAAAAAAAATATTTTGCTTAATTACTTTATCTTATCTAGAAGTAAAATAATTTATTTACATGGGGATGACTTAAAATAAATTTATTTCTGTTCTCTAGCTGTTCCTCATTTTTGCAAAATTTTTGGACGCACAAAAAAAAAAGACCGTCCTTGCGGGCGGTCTCCAAATTTTTAGAAAAGCGTTCTTAAAATCGCTTATTAGTCCCCAGTGAAGATGATCACGAGAACAGAGGCGATGAATGCTGCAGAAACGGCGATGAATTCCCACGGATTGTCCATGACTGCGGATTTTGCCGTGCCGCTTGTTTCATTTTCGACGTTCTTCTGTTCTTCTTCAGCCTTTGCCTTAGCTTCGGCTTCAGCGGCCTTCTTTTCTTCTTCGGCCTTGGCGAGAGCTGCGGAGTCTACCGGAGCTTCGGTCTTGGCTTCGAGAACTTCAGTGGCTTCAGCGGCCTGAGCCTTTGCTGTGTCAGCGACGGCTTGTGCCTGAGCCTGTGCGGAATCTGCTGTTGCAGTTACTGCCTGTGCTGCGTCAGCGGCTTGGGCCTGCGTTGCAGCTGCTGCATCTGTTGCCTGGGTCTGTGCTGCTTCGGCGGTGGCGGTTGCCTGAGCCTGTGCTGCATCAGTCGTTGCTGCGGCTTGAGCCTGAGCTGCAGCTGCGGTGTTGTCAGCTGTTTTAGCTGCTGCAGCGGTTGCTTCTGCTGCCTGAGTCTGGGTAGCGGCTGTGGCTTCAGCAGCCTTTGCCTCTACTGCGGCCGGAGCTTCGGCTGCTTTTTCTACCTTGGCGGCGACGGCCTTCTTGGCCGGAGCTGCCTTGCTAACCTTTTTTGCGGCCGGAGCTGCAAAAACCATAGCTGCCGAAATCATCGTGGCGAGCAGAATCTTTTTCATTATTCAATCCTCTTAGAAAAGAAAGTTTTTTGTTTCGTTATCAAAAATAATACATCTTCTGTGATTTTGGTCATGAAAAAAGTAAAAAAGTTCAAAAAAATTGTGAAAAAGGGTGATGAACGGTCGGTTCTAGGGGATAAGTGGAACAAAGTTGGGTAGCTTTTTCGATGGAAAGAATTATTTTTACAGCCGAAAGTAACGAAATAACCCTTAACCCCTATTATCTACTATGGCATTCAAATACGAAGCTACCGTCCAGCACGGTGAAGATACTACCGAATACGTAAATCTCGGTAAAGATGGCGTTTCTGTCGCCGAATTCGAAGGCAAGAAGATCCTCAAGGTTTCCAAGGAAGCTTTGACGAAGATCGCTCAGGCTGCATTCGAAGAAGTTGAATTCTGCCTCCGTCCGGCCCATACGGCCAAGGTCGCCAAGATTCTCCAGGATCCGGAAGCTTCGG
The DNA window shown above is from Fibrobacter sp. UWB16 and carries:
- a CDS encoding glycoside hydrolase family 9 protein; this encodes MSIIKYLLILFFVVPLAIAQQEQPTPYDLIRPTFPLTWDTTVFDHYDASVTKKKNTVPKIRTTPFYAPNAYIVDTLDQAYLDAINYHMSPIRVNQAGYLESDKERQFYYIGTASTFEIVDVNGKPFSPAITGSLKSSGHTTSSDWTIVAGTNAATNDQMRYKVDITGQSGTIMIGNIPQGVPTDTRLRIKVGNEISSTFIISDQVYTMVKDAAIKFYGINRSGYGDSWFHPSSHTKDGAGAVTVGDKAEVRNYYDASMAGTLEGGYYDCGDHLKESQTQMYAFMVAAVMAATNPDVDVDHYKFNHGAGGRDGVPDMLREAKHGADFVLRSFVRAKGVIDDMALSIGAKGSDHGWWGRPENQDGIPVDGSPSATDRGGPSSRMVRLGEIGSNIGGETAAGLAILGKMFKDYSEYEDFADSCLMVAEKMYSLAKAIAQGKSTYDGDKPIKNNTSAASWSSQAYNGNNEFYDDLALASVALLYATGNKQYADDMIRTRKLVPAGVKIGDKGQTAPTQEYMENCAGCFEGGWFVTNDKGFLKNVKSTSWANSYTFALYALYKLILADKNKAITQYGLTEDEWLNAVEDCVANLIYNVSDMSEGAGASIELPMGSIIWKQNKVTYDDDWYNMASPSGDWIYNRYQAGNIFDVMAYVDVAKSIEAQGITLPHMGTPNWKTDEMQQLAINQMNYMLGVNPWDISFIYGVGDKNDAHPHHRASNPEGTNVPGGHYPYKIPTGAFLGGIKPGGANSFVPKTMSWEDYEKSEVCIDASATFLGAVSLVAHKFDMTQAPDISVEIRHKSADSAIVTVNLTIRGTAVIHYGTTEGEYSLTATDNLKGVQHDIVLRNLTPGTTYYFYVTGANAYKPENEKPKYLVDSTQTPYSFTTLSSVESAEITNVTVCNVSADSAEIMWYTPNGEYESRIYWDVQPHSTATEYAYNTGAGNADVSGIPTQFHYVKIGELKEKTTYYFMVESNGTFANVDDDGKPLKFTTPVTWYDFSVKTYQYPWQVDMAMVNINIFNNESRAFDSLTIRLYMRGTDEIENDIGMGTDICNDYDEAGFSGSCPEETIEELARLLRDAHPVKIEDTYDDATGTWQWYFPLNLGSTVIKSSSRLRFDVRFDHRSPYPPYKDLMNEAPNKKLYCYSGNKWYAPSNETPGAPTLDENPGDWSWMPHSRANGEELDYPGMPCIEKDEGDKDFDAAPVNPYVSVYRKDEFIWGYSPSKKEMQTKRANYKINMVLDPPFNVSNGSHIDIDQTSSTVHVTGKAHISEGGYITKIWANGVKVSGVPYVDGLNKWILDESGTKIIAKYDIPTDMWNLDIPVKMSIGSKKVDITLFAGPDPTCDACLENGGCAFENRSYYVNFSKGDATESQLVIKDALVNGNPIISPANPEGTTFYIDVMDKDKVKSNTKTIDVQIINSKRNDELTVTLKADAANPGHFTCGPITAVNHSKETRNQTSEISFFAGDTIQVVYTDPNDEDDISKQSFYAISKVPSPQKVLAEDTDCDNKADQLRIIFSNKITEGYTLDSIKYFIEGMTDSIKVPLTASKYADLNEVTIPIDTSLIPTDATPSGKITTYIADKGTPNAETTKITDGILPTLVSVSILEKSDNDNNDLDTVLITFSEPVILSSQSEWPLSISGAAGVPTVTGKGTTTNNGMSWQFIISGNKDNTLVPIGAQAAARTTGGYSITDQNFNPIDPTGCKPTVPVTLISRPVPVYHAEMIDIQGDGIPDKIYIMFESKLKTKDMFDSIVTSWGNPGITRSFITTADTTGGVIKPNESYWTIRDSVSAPFSVQIDSVTKKDSVNTYSIIEINIPENKAYPIGSTSGENDGNGTISPHKGITNGFFETIYTLYDKCPPIITSARLVSGLLTVNISESVNILETGKYIQREHDEYIPSEKPQGYGKSYLFTYNEKDNVFHAGDRVRLVPDILGSAFIDKNGIAPTISNPYVRITGNDKIRFNVTLTKPVSKPKAEAYIGRPETIANESFVTSAVINGKHNFINGDGSVLGQVDTAAYFSSGPNFEIEVMMPSASFTTHEGLPMYDFRLKVVMDLYDNLGQYINTYKLDIPKEKFAEMRNLINNGLFKLNLEWAAKDNEAPVAKKGNKIGTGAYIAKFDLTAESFCATNFDKSSNDYKLSCEKAGIKAEKASDSKTKTFGFKRKM